Proteins from one Camelina sativa cultivar DH55 chromosome 8, Cs, whole genome shotgun sequence genomic window:
- the LOC104707574 gene encoding probable LRR receptor-like serine/threonine-protein kinase At1g34110 yields MGRFKTWRPNSECCKWQRVRCNARSPSREVIDLNLSSLFNFGDSVSVSFSILKSVLRINSLVTLDISSSFIQGEIPGDAFLNPSEIVLFEHLQYLNLRLSGFEGEIPGYAFVNLTSLISLDMSRNRLNGSIPNELFFSKTLQHLHLSNNLFGGEIPGDMFVNLTSLISLDMRFNSFNGSIPPTLFSLKTLEHLDLSINGFGGEIPGDAFVNLTSLISLDMSDNKFNGSIPHKLFSLKNLQRLDLSCNVIGGTLSGDIKELKNLQELILYENLIGGEIPPEIGSLAELRKLVLRQNKLSGSIPLSISRLTKLKKFDLRNNSLSYEIPDGIGNLVNLSTLSLSMNKLSGGIPSSIQKLKNLKTLNLEFNNGLSGEIHNFVRQQALRLTASKFVSVLELILSCTIKEQLLRSDP; encoded by the exons ATGGGACGTTTCAAGACATGGAGGCCAAACTCAGAGTGCTGCAAATGGCAACGCGTGAGATGCAATGCTCGTTCACCTTCCAGAGAAGTCATAGACCTAAATCTGAGCTCTCTTTTCAATTTTGGTGATTCAGTCTCAGTGAGTTTTAGCATTCTGAAATCGGTTCTGCGTATAAATTCTCTCGTTACGCTTGATATCTCGTCTAGTTTCATACAAGGAGAGATTCCTGGAGATGCGTTT CTCAATCCCTCCGAAATTGTTCTCTTTGAACACCTTCAGTATCTTAACTTAAGATTGAGTGGTTTTGAAGGAGAGATTCCTGGATATGCATTTGTAAACTTGACCAGCTTGATCTCTCTTGACATGAGTAGGAATAGATTGAACGGCTCTATCCCTAATGAATTGTTCTTTTCGAAGACTCTTCAACATCTTCACTTAAGCAATAATCTTTTTGGAGGAGAAATTCCTGGAGATATGTTTGTGAACTTGACCAGcttgatctctcttgatatGAGATTCAATAGCTTCAACGGCTCTATCCCTCCTACATTGTTCTCTTTGAAGACTCTTGAGCATCTTGACTTAAGCATAAATGGTTTTGGCGGAGAGATTCCTGGAGATGCGTTTGTGAACTTGACCAGCTTGATCTCTCTTGACATGAGTGATAACAAGTTTAACGGCTCTATCCCTCATAAATTGTTCTCCTTGAAAAATCTTCAGCGTCTTGACTTAAGCTGCAATGTTATTGGCGGCACGTTGAGTGGTGACATCAAAGAGCTCAAAAATCTGCAGGAACTGATCTTATATGAGAATCTCATTGGAGGAGAGATTCCTCCAGAAATAG GTAGTCTTGCGGAGTTGCGGAAGCTAGTTTTGAGGCAAAACAAGCTCAGTGGTTCTATTCCGTTGTCCATATCACGGTTAACGAAGCTCAAAAAGTTTGACCTTCGGAACAATTCCTTGTCTTATGAGATTCCAGACGGTATTGGGAACTTAGTCAATCTATCAACTCTGTCTTTGAGCATGAACAAGTTGTCGGGTGGAATTCCATCGTCGATTCAGAAGCTGAAAAATCTTAAAACCCTTAACCTTGAGTTTAACAATGGTTTGTCAGGTGAGATTCATAACTTTGTCAGACAACAGGCTCTCAGGCTCACTGCCTCCAAATTTGTTTCAGTCTTGGAGCTTATACTATCTTGCACTATCAAGGAACAACTTCTCCGGTCAGATCCCTGA